A genomic window from Osmia bicornis bicornis chromosome 4, iOsmBic2.1, whole genome shotgun sequence includes:
- the LOC114877236 gene encoding uncharacterized protein LOC114877236 isoform X3 has product METLNRKEGIFPGFPLTVDPSTPHRHLAGSLRGSVNYSHNHRHNHLHRHDPPLPPAYCTPPPPSSSSYPTVQRGCALHSRLDQPVTSSTSGMDSKKVVQAAPLPVPVQVRSKNDGSGVAASVSGVRRRSGSQGLRSPAAKRPLSAPVALQGWLHKQGSEGLMLWKKRWFVLSEYCLFYYKGPEEEKLLGSILLPSYKVTVCKPEDKVNRKFAFKAEHANMRTYHFAADSFESMNQWVNALTLATLLQDPNPNIISGLGEAAVVIEIAGQQDGERSARPSVSSISSILNHSADDSDSGFHGFQSRDDPSHASNNNSSPNSVNTASFPNLSGSNSNSTTNNNNNNNTNNNVALVNSNNNVNEVQPMVNGWIQQQTPYIQASTSQQQQQYGQLMPSPQQLQQAILHQHISHQNSQSVHQVHQHKHVVQQQQQQQQQSQSHLASNVQTVQPMPRKFGQPIYANAPPKPRRLTDGSTEYSTPSPDPDYRKSPVSPDVTVTSKSPMSDYDRNSMIYGTRMSQPSQQSLRTDKSGLNYGYTGQVQTERRTPDTYGRSAAKPRSNHRGNGDYEEVYGAPQLYQRPAGPVGYTKGASPAPIPIPLYAQQHQQYQQQIHSPVAASNVPIMRQPRGQPPPRPHSADFLEYEANRKPQQQLPPQCEESLNQQRRPQRPKSSLDIVTPSDAANDGYFYSEERYAAQMRQSAVYLHQTPQHHQQQRNQSLSRATMPSKATGIRDGRSEDGRIATLPEASCTGLRRGQREHVHQQHVMPHQSLQRHTEMNSNEAKMRRSLREKSYEPSSREMLSHVEDGTVPRRIPRDYESSMGWGRSTTSHTSQGAHVGQPCHAAHGAARRWNDQQQFCRSASARLPRTRHPAALDPDDDDYGERSSEQDSRDGERKIQQREESMKRLLEWKQRMLQSPLTRKPSGSANRGRMQNELSSYYKQQALLELAAHEASVAESRHSRRREDGHRPHARSKSTDGRRTVANVSRYNSYSSDDEELGDVRRKRTRRPSHAGRSPRQLGDNRSSGIPVQDSVPGSGRQNPNVLRGSNDHRTSPIASVLPNLGGIPPDAGYEEVSFPPPQRTDRSPSYFPSEAHRSVGRRDHQELDASYEEEKFKKKPSGILKTSTTYGVEQSNKSPNSSSSSGYPAESWSAQKTVQWTTKKERDDWDSNIDESKVIKEFSYQYIKPKEEVESGEDERSPGKPEAMNLVQCRIRSFESNIDNSSPVKEVLAMQEPLKVSPLQATEAHVSKLDCSKKSSSIIRNFALGEAESQDSKYRNVKEGHAKQASTDSNKSVKDLLADFERKSQQVQRQEYGRRQEVKHRGVFSDSEALLYDTGSDLDQREKNDETGNERDCKTDQVVPEPINDYKPYADATKKKGDASFRRKKRSPSKESMTDEIPNEDLDTVSNPSCNRLSVTESLLTHGDHFSGESGTTSPTVKQEDINPEEHYLPMSPRKAILDPNCDDRPNPNMMESLFATLEHEESSYVEMAQNGMTHSLLAPTEENRKHDSGDYSTLDTPHYEFVCVSDSKMEPVYMEVSQLSEKEEKDGGKLPKKRSHDDSNHSRTDLPDILTTLKSDSSDADDESSKDLDSIDAPRHPRFSLSDTFRPASYYLGASRTMIAELHDSSDSELVSPPPIPTTPPPLDDLDSLDMQESLEIKKVSPQVAVMKDNSSNRDSPKSWNKPMGQVESHRPPSRFSDATISSTFRDSRISLESASGSDSVELRTPEEEARHRQLKTRPVSEVCEVLDSLDELESLGSRFDGASIDLDQYLEELQARDAFNVDLYAKDLSYNSIYGFNENMLVVDKLQKTTCHDLSGQVNLGFDNLEQSMRYGNGNKMGSASSLPSMRVSDVVPPSHQHSQSFTGDAHYENITSFSPLRGSPAIRSDNEQTRDVGHRLQRGSQNNLLTASHSRDSSYSIASGAASISTSMACQRPASAQSSMHSPTGSISLGNHHGNNLPTSVLRNTSPYSDQRFQNHSRSASQDSARYSMISNHRSSSSQDSSHYPTSTPTVKTNHPSQSYLPSETRAQSEQSGAPYYYSDLQASANAVDSESSKPHIPRLPQLNNQRDDASALNKKNDIGRIVNPISRQMPRQIQVDDIDEARRIAAELRKTTCQLLGDNKVDLVDKKNFYEADTLRRVKSTDLLPDISSAEISPRNLYPHGLRDKSSSQASNRETFELTHGTQTSHRRSRSLEGLLDDVGLQNLVEQRNRSNRVATVQPTQVDEMPQSMGTGNVSGSNSNFSAEDPWEQDSLWRESLRRVSLRNARSLDNLDSPPRPSMSTSDTKSRNKVTRGATYVNDSVILRRENCMEEQQSERPRVKRRPNKDEERLLDDLTYESLSMDRIHAGGYVWDAENEAYRKATDDDRNHFLEEGNLPPVRSISESQVSASTSAAFELDREKLRQWDLLSSACLLQEQQRGSMADSGRGLPIVERPGDIPLPRLSIPTTPTIVPAVNDPDVGLKVLDNGLENVSTATTTTTITTSTTNGAQQLKESNEACCNRAAAASGSGSVIGRDPLPPRAVSTSQLAQRTQTQPPTTVSTLPLSRNNASHRQPLPLQQSTPQSVRQSDIDAMSNSQLLRAASNGDIGTNSVMINSSEGKDQRLTSPGGHSNQRLISPAGALRVVSLNDHRVSSPSDSDIRIHSPIERNMISPIGREVDRGGGTAARQNQRAWECNELLHKRSNVTGCKLAQPGTHGLVRVSAGELLGRTHEELVLLLIQLRRQNATIYKAMETCHMEIEAQARLAELDTPRRLENLQKLEELKKHLMDLEKQYEKGKPLVNLVDNMVKLGSLYNRNTANGTNSVSGSRHDLAHDNSRDHRLEFNQKVQEQRLLAEERRDWDRLSPDHGQLQAKVQQLYKLDRLLQEESGTLHSLQQDKEILEKALGGLRHKLQGSRSNLAEAERYRKQQLLLERELSRVRVLLAHNSKKLEETVAENARLEQDLVVLRQKLQASRRYAGNMTRDTSATTGPLEVELRRVQQLVGDLQRQRKELSVQVRQLTEKSHSLVQQIRPQPPSAPQVHQPKKRTQNSWLETDLDSGITLDHGLDSPSSPALSSSPRGKQNGGSYLHFSSSTQIKDSSPTNRQQNHQTFPQSPQNHISSLSPQLREQIQQHQLKQQLLKDQMQGKGNLMQANVAPLYVNTESRMHENNKHEENLTNGTVIPPPEYIPPPPPPPLNEETLLNDNYRQNEDNKFAGLIHNREKQEIKTVRIVKRESERRQRDRGDRTGNIGIPLTNGLQAPGGAKRLCDDDLGGSQKFEKAQLGKVVEESPMIHAQSTVQLTDLDDVQFQRSMSLPRGFGGQRQQQPEIHQVPVVPPPRSDSMHALRSMLARRNKVRFESQDVSSDSTLSPYTDSHTSSSHLPMSSPNYSTSPSYSPSQQPYPGQPIRSNQQAVYYQQYRHYENPMSSRAENSGDPVSPELLSPTSPDVQDRAFGSTLNVNASNSPQLSPVFKSEAAKQIIKEMTERKVEGPRRRQIPREKRRHYTVSSSKPVLDLEDTFSKMGMGRARDDLDMERALRPRINAPDVVRSTLSHKELKYNESTIDQLLGTPNKIVIPERYIPEQTPELTAEEQQHRLKKAEAIRKMLSETTVTAPEGNDDNINIEKSDNLKRKVVEEKRQRDHILQLNQILAKQVMEKSKMVAVKALATLPLNTESSLDDEDLSPVTPLPLYQQRENYYS; this is encoded by the exons GTCCGGAAGAGGAGAAATTGTTGGGCTCGATATTGTTACCATCGTACAAGGTCACCGTTTGCAAGCCCGAGGATaaagttaatagaaaattcgCATTCAAAGCGGAACACGCGAATATGAGGACGTACCATTTTGCAGCGGACAGTTTCGAGAGCATGAATCAATGGGTGAACGCGTTAACTCTGGCGACACTTCTTCAGGATCCGAACCC aAATATCATCAGCGGACTCGGCGAGGCAGCGGTGGTGATCGAAATAGCAGGTCAGCAAGATGGCGAACGAAGCGCAAGACCGAGCGTCTCCTCGATATCCTCGATCCTGAATCACAGCGCCGACGACAGTGATTCTGGTTTCCATGGTTTTCAATCTCGGGACGATCCCAGCCACGCGTCCAACAATAATTCAAGCCCGAACAGCGTGAACACTGCCTCATTTCCCAATCTCAGtggcagcaacagcaacagcaccaccaataacaacaataacaataatacCAACAATAATGTTGCGCTGGTGAACTCTAACAACAACGTGAACGAAGTTCAACCAATGGTGAACGGTTGGATCCAACAACAGACTCCGTACATTCAAGCCAGTACGTctcagcagcaacagcagtaCGGTCAATTGATGCCGTCTCCTCAACAACTGCAACAGGCGATTCTTCATCAGCACATATCCCATCAGAACAGCCAATCGGTTCATCAAGTTCACCAACACAAACACGTAGttcaacaacaacaacaacaacaacaacagagCCAGTCTCACTTGGCCAGCAACGTTCAAACTGTCCAACCGATGCCCAGGAAGTTCGGTCAACCGATCTACGCGAACGCGCCTCCGAAACCCCGAAGACTGACCGACGGTTCGACCGAGTATTCGACGCCATCCCCGGACCCGGACTACAGGAAGTCGCCAGTGTCGCCGGACGTAACGGTGACCAGCAAAAGTCCAATGTCTGACTACGATAGGAACAGCATGATCTACGGAACCAGGATGAGTCAGCCGTCCCAGCAGAGTCTGAGAACGGACAAGTCGGGCTTGAATTATGGCTACACCGGCCAGGTGCAGACTGAGAGGCGCACACCGGACACGTACGGACGTAGCGCGGCGAAACCGAGGTCGAATCACAGAGGGAACGGCGACTACGAGGAAGTTTATGGCGCGCCTCAACTCTACCAGAGGCCGGCTGGTCCTGTTGGTTACACGAAAGGAGCTTCACCGGCTCCTATACCGATTCCGCTTTACGCTCAGCAACATCAACAGTATCAGCAGCAAATTCATTCTCCCGTCGCCGCTTCTAACG TGCCAATAATGAGACAACCGAGAGGCCAACCACCGCCACGGCCGCACAGCGCTGACTTTTTAGAGTACGAGGCGAACAGGAAGCCGCAACAACAGCTACCGCCGCAATGCGAAGAATCGTTGAATCAACAGAGGCGTCCGCAGAGGCCTAAATCGAGTTTAGACATAGTCACTCCGTCGGACGCTGCTAACGATGGATATTTCTATTCCGAGGAGAG ATACGCGGCACAGATGCGCCAGTCGGCGGTTTACCTCCATCAGACACCGCAGCATCATCAGCAACAAAGGAACCAATCACTTTCCCGCGCGACAATGCCGTCGAAAGCAACGGGAATTCGCGATGGTAGAAGCGAGGATGGTAGAATAGCTACGTTACCGGAAGCTTCCTGCACGGGGCTGAGGCGAGGGCAACGCGAACACGTTCATCAGCAGCACGTGATGCCGCATCAGTCGCTGCAGAGGCATACCGA AATGAACAGCAACGAAGCGAAGATGAGGAGGTCGTTGCGGGAGAAGAGCTACGAGCCAAGCAGTCGAGAAATGCTGAGTCACGTGGAGGATGGAACGGTGCCTCGACGAATTCCACGGGATTACGAGTCGTCGATGGGGTGGGGTAGATCGACGACGAGTCACACGAGTCAGGGGGCTCACGTGGGCCAACCGTGTCACGCCGCTCACGGTGCTGCCAGACGATGGAACGATCAGCAACAGTTCTGCAGGTCGGCGTCCGCGCGGCTTCCGAGGACGCGACATCCGGCAGCCTTGGACCCGGACGACGACGACTACGGCGAACGATCTTCCGAGCAGGACTCGCGGGATGGTGAACGAAAGATCCAACAG CGAGAAGAGTCGATGAAGCGGTTGCTGGAATGGAAGCAGCGGATGCTGCAATCGCCCCTAACCCGGAAGCCATCCGGTTCTGCAAACAGAGGCAGGATGCAGAACGAGCTGTCGAGCTATTACAAGCAGCAAGCGTTACTGGAACTGGCTGCCCACGAGGCATCGGTTGCCGAGAGCCGTCATTCCCGAAGAAGAGAGGACGGGCATCGTCCGCACGCTCGAAGCAAAAGCACCGACGGACGTCGAACTGTCGCGAATGTTTCTCGGTACAACAGCTACTCCAGCGACGACGAAG AGCTGGGAGATGTCCGGAGGAAGCGAACGCGCAGACCCTCGCATGCAGGAAGGAGCCCCCGGCAGCTCGGAGACAATCGTTCGTCGGGGATCCCGGTTCAGGACTCGGTTCCTGGGAGCGGCCGTCAGAATCCGAACGTCCTGAGGGGCTCGAACGATCATCGAACGAGTCCGATCGCTTCGGTGCTGCCCAATTTGGGCGGTATACCACCCGACGCCGGCTACGAGGAGGTCAGCTTTCCACCCCCTCAGAGAACCGATCGTTCGCCGTCTTATTTTCCTTCGGAAGCGCACAGATCGGTCGGCAGACGCGATCATCAAGAACTGGACGCTTCGTACGAGGAGGAGAAATTCAAGAAGAAGCCTTCTGGAATTCTAAAGACATCTACCACTTATGGCGTCGAGCAATCGAACAAGAGTCCAAACTCGTCCTCGTCGTCTGGTTACCCGGCCGAGTCTTGGTCCGCTCAGAAAACCGTTCAATGGACCACGAAGAAGGAGCGAGACGATTGGGATTCCAACATCGACGAGAGCAAGGTTATCAAGGAGTTCTCTTATCAGTACATTAAACCGAAGGAGGAAGTTGAATCAGGAGAGGACGAGAGATCGCCGGGTAAACCGGAAGCAATGAACTTGGTGCAATGTAGAATCAGGTCGTTCGAGTCGAACATAGACAATTCTAGCCCGGTCAAAGAAGTTCTCGCGATGCAGGAACCTTTGAAAGTTTCTCCGCTTCAAGCTACCGAAGCTCATGTCTCGAAGTTGGATTGTTCGAAGAAGAGTTCCTCGATCATCCGCAACTTCGCGCTAGGCGAGGCTGAGTCTCAAGATTCCAAGTACAGGAACGTAAAAGAGGGCCACGCCAAACAGGCGTCGACGGATAGTAACAAGTCGGTGAAGGACTTGCTGGCGGATTTCGAAAGGAAGTCGCAGCAAGTTCAGAGGCAGGAATACGGAAGACGACAAGAGGTGAAACACCGCGGAGTGTTCAGCGACTCGGAAGCCCTGTTGTATGATACGGGAAGCGATCTGGATCAGCGGGAGAAGAACGATGAAACGGGAAACGAGAGAGACTGCAAAACGGATCAAGTTGTACCTGAGCCTATTAACGATTACAAACCTTACGCTGACGcgacgaagaagaaaggagACGCGTCCTTTCGTCGAAAGAAAAGATCACCCTCCAAAGAGAGCATGACTGATGAAATTCCCAACGAGGATCTGGACACTGTATCAAATCCCAGTTGCAACAGACTGAGCGTCACAGAATCCTTGTTAACTCATGGCGATCATTTCTCTGGCGAGAGTGGAACCACCAGTCCCACGGTGAAACAGGAAGACATCAACCCCGAAGAACACTACCTCCCCATGTCGCCTAGGAAAGCTATACTGGACCCTAACTGCGACGACAGACCGAATCCAAACATGATGGAAAGTCTGTTCGCCACTTTGGAACACGAAGAAAGTTCGTACGTGGAAATGGCTCAGAACGGGATGACGCATTCCCTTCTGGCGCCTACCGAAGAGAATAGGAAACACGATTCTGGCGATTATTCCACTTTGGACACTCCTCACTACGAGTTCGTCTGCGTTTCCGATAGTAAGATGGAGCCTGTTTACATGGAAGTGAGTCAATTGTcggaaaaggaagagaaagatgGCGGTAAGTTGCCGAAGAAGAGGAGTCACGATGATTCCAACCATTCGAGAACAGATCTCCCTGATATTTTAACGACCCTCAAGTCCGACAGCTCGGACGCCGACGACGAGTCTTCGAAAGATCTCGACTCGATCGATGCTCCAAGACATCCTCGATTCAGTTTGTCAGACACCTTCAGACCCGCTTCTTATTATTTGGGCGCCAGTCGGACGATGATCGCAGAGTTGCATGATTCGTCCGACAGCGAACTAGTGTCTCCTCCTCCTATTCCAACTACACCTCCCCCGTTGGACGACTTGGACTCGTTGGATATGCAAGAGTCCTTGGAGATCAAGAAGGTGTCTCCTCAGGTAGCGGTGATGAAGGACAATAGCTCGAACAGAGACTCCCCGAAGTCGTGGAACAAACCGATGGGTCAAGTTGAAAGCCATAGACCACCGTCTAGATTTTCAGACGCCACGATCAGTTCTACTTTTCGAGACAGTCGAATATCCTTGGAGAGCGCGTCTGGAAGCGATTCCGTCGAGCTAAGAACGCCGGAGGAGGAAGCTAGGCATAGACAACTGAAAACCAGGCCAGTTAGCGAAGTTTGCGAAGTTTTAGACAGTTTAGACGAATTAGAGTCTCTTGGGAGTCGCTTCGACGGAGCCAGCATCGACTTGGATCAGTATCTTGAAGAGCTCCAGGCACGCGACGCGTTCAACGTTGACTTGTACGCGAAAGATCTCAGCTACAACAGCATCTACGGCTTCAACGAGAACATGCTGGTGGTGGATAAACTTCAGAAGACCACCTGTCACGACCTCTCGGGCCAGGTGAATCTGGGCTTCGATAATCTTGAACAATCCATGAGATACGGTAATGGAAACAAGATGGGATCTGCCAGCAGTCTGCCTTCGATGAGAGTCTCCGACGTTGTTCCACCTTCTCATCAACATTCGCAGTCTTTCACCGGCGATGCTCATTACGAGAATATCACGAGTTTTTCGCCTCTCAGAGGCTCGCCGGCAATCCGATCGGACAACGAACAGACGCGAGACGTTGGTCACAGGCTTCAGAGAGGGTCTCAGAATAATTTGCTGACCGCTTCTCACAGCAGAGACTCCAGCTATTCGATCGCGTCCGGTGCTGCTTCGATTTCAACTTCCATGGCTTGTCAGAGACCCGCCAGTGCCCAGTCTTCGATGCACTCCCCAACGGGATCCATCTCCTTAGGAAATCATCACGGCAACAATCTGCCAACCAGCGTACTACGAAACACCAGTCCCTATTCCGATCAACGTTTCCAGAATCACTCCAGATCCGCCAGTCAAGACTCTGCACGATACTCGATGATATCTAACCACAGATCTTCCTCGAGCCAGGACTCGAGTCATTATCCCACCTCGACTCCCACCGTCAAAACAAATCACCCTTCGCAATCCTATTTACCGAGCGAGACGCGTGCTCAGAGCGAACAGTCTGGCGCGCCCTATTACTATTCCGACCTACAAGCTAGCGCGAACGCGGTCGATAGCGAATCGAGCAAACCGCACATCCCCAGGCTGCCCCAGTTGAACAATCAAAGGGACGACGCGTCGGCGTTGAACAAAAAGAACGACATAGGTCGCATCGTCAATCCCATATCGAGGCAGATGCCCAGACAGATCCAGGTCGACGACATCGACGAGGCTAGACGCATAGCCGCCGAACTGAGAAAGACCACGTGTCAATTGTTGGGCGACAATAAAGTTGACCTGGTGGACAAGAAGAATTTCTACGAAGCGGATACCCTTAGGAGGGTGAAGTCCACGGATCTTCTACCGGACATTTCATCGGCAGAGATCAGCCCCAGGAATCTATACCCTCATGGTCTTCGAGACAAGTCGAGCAGTCAGGCGAGTAATCGAGAGACTTTCGAACTGACGCATGGAACGCAGACGTCGCATCGTAGATCGAGGTCTTTGGAGGGTCTCCTGGACGACGTGGGTCTTCAGAATCTGGTGGAGCAAAGGAACCGAAGCAATCGCGTGGCAACTGTCCAACCGACTCAAGTGGACGAGATGCCGCAGAGTATGGGCACCGGTAACGTTTCCGGTTCGAATAGTAACTTCAGCGCCGAAGACCCCTGGGAACAGGACTCTCTTTGGAGAGAGAGCCTTCGAAGAGTGAGCCTGAGGAACGCCAGATCCCTGGACAACCTGGACAGCCCGCCAAGACCGTCGATGTCCACCTCGGACACGAAGAGTCGGAACAAAGTAACCCGCGGTGCCACTTACGTGAACGATAGCGTGATTTTGAGAAGGGAGAATTGCATGGAAGAACAACAGTCGGAGAGACCTCGCGTGAAACGCAGACCGAACAAGGATGAGGAGAGGCTTCTGGACGATCTGACTTACGAGAGCCTGTCGATGGACCGAATTCACGCCGGTGGCTACGTCTGGGACGCCGAGAACGAGGCTTACAGGAAGGCGACTGACGATGACAGGAATCATTTTTTAGAGGAAGGCAACCTTCCCCCGGTTCGCTCGATCTCGGAGAGCCAGGTGTCAGCCAGCACGTCCGCGGCGTTCGAGCTGGACCGAGAGAAACTGCGGCAATGGGACCTGTTGTCGAGCGCCTGCTTGCTCCAGGAACAGCAGCGCGGCTCGATGGCGGACTCGGGGCGAGGGTTGCCAATTGTAGAACGACCTGGAGACATTCCCCTACCGCGTCTCAGCATCCCTACTACACCGACAATTGTGCCTGCGGTCAACGATCCAGATGTCGGTTTAAAGGTGTTGGACAACGGACTGGAGAACGTATCGACagcgaccacgaccacgaccatcACCACGAGCACGACGAACGGGGCTCAGCAGCTGAAGGAGAGCAACGAGGCTTGTTGTAACAGGGCTGCTGCAG CGTCCGGATCTGGATCGGTGATAGGCAGAGATCCGCTTCCACCAAGGGCTGTCAGCACGTCGCAGTTGGCTCAGAGAACGCAAACGCAGCCCCCAACCACCGTGTCCACCCTTCCATTATCAAGAAATAACGCATCGCACAGGCAACCGTTACCCCTTCAACAATCCACCCCTCAATCGGTCAGGCAATCGGACATCGACGCGATGTCAAACTCGCAGCTTTTGCGAGCAGCCAGCAACGGTGATATTGGAACAAATTCTGTGAT GATAAACAGCAGCGAAGGAAAGGACCAGAGGTTAACATCCCCTGGGGGTCACTCCAATCAGCGACTAATTAGTCCGGCAGGAGCATTAAGGGTTGTTTCTTTGAACGACCATCGAGTTTCCAGCCCTAGCGACAGCGATATACGAATTCATAGTCCAA TCGAAAGGAACATGATCAGCCCGATCGGTAGGGAAGTGGATCGTGGCGGGGGTACGGCTGCAAGGCAGAATCAACGTGCATGGGAGTGCAACGAGTTGCTGCATAAAAGG AGCAACGTGACCGGGTGCAAGCTGGCGCAACCGGGAACCCACGGACTGGTTCGCGTATCCGCTGGCGAACTACTCGGCAGGACCCACGAGGAGCTGGTGCTCCTGCTGATCCAGCTGAGACGGCAAAACGCCACCATCTACAAAGCGATGGAGACCTGCCACATGGAGATCGAGGCACAG GCTAGATTGGCAGAGCTCGATACGCCGCGACGATTGGAGAATCTTCAGAAACTCGAGGAGCTGAAGAAACACCTGATGGATCTTGAAAAGCAG TACGAGAAGGGCAAGCCGCTGGTGAACCTCGTGGACAACATGGTGAAATTGGGTTCCCTCTACAATCGTAACACTGCCAATGGGACCAACAGCGTCTCGGGTTCTCGACACGACCTGGCGCACGACAATTCCAGGGATCATCGTCTGGAATTCAATCAGAAGGTCCAGGAACAGCGTCTGTTGGCCGAGGAACGAAGGGACTGGGACCGATTGAGCCCTGACCATGGACAACTTCAg GCCAAGGTGCAGCAGCTTTACAAACTGGATCGTCTGCTCCAGGAGGAATCCGGAACACTTCACAGTCTTCAGCAAGACAAG GAGATCCTGGAGAAGGCTCTGGGAGGCCTACGGCACAAACTGCAGGGCAGCAGGAGTAATCTGGCGGAAGCTGAGAGGTACAGGAAACAGCAGCTTCTATTGGAGAGGGAACTGAGCAGAGTGAGGGTGTTGCTCGCGCACAATTCCAAG AAACTGGAGGAAACGGTCGCTGAGAATGCTAGACTGGAACAGGACCTGGTGGTACTGCGACAGAAGCTGCAAGCATCGAGAAGGTATGCTGGAAATATGACCAGAGACACTTCGGCTACCACTGGTCCTCTGGAAGTGGAATTGAGAAGGGTTCAGCAGCTGGTCGGTGATCTTCAGAGGCAACGAAAAGAATTGAGCGTTCAAGTAAGACAACTGACGGAAAAATCTCACAGTTTGGTGCAACAGATTCGTCCTCAGCCTCCTTCAG CACCCCAGGTACATCAGCCCAAGAAACGAACACAGAATTCCTGGTTGGAAACCGATCTTGATTCCGGGATAACGTTAGACCACGGTTTAGATTCCCCTTCGAGTCCCGCTTTGTCTTCTTCACCCCGTGGCAAACAGAACGGTGGCTCGTACCTGCACTTCAGTTCGTCGACGCAGATCAAAGATTCTTCGCCTACGAATCGTCAACAGAACCATCAAACGTTCCCTCAATCGCCGCAGAATCATATCTCTTCGCTGTCTCCTCAATTACGGGAACAGATTCAGCAGCATCAGTTGAAGCAACAACTATTAAAGGATCAGATGCAAGGGAAGGGTAATTTGATGCAAGCGAATGTCGCGCCATTATACGTGAACACGGAGTCTAGAATGCATG AGAATAACAAGCACGAAGAAAACCTAACTAATGGCACAGTTATCCCTCCGCCAGAGTATATTCCACCACCCCCGCCGCCACCCTTGAACGAGGAGACGTTGCTAAACGACAATTACAGGCAAAACGAGGACAACAAGTTTGCAG GCTTGATTCACAACCGCGAGAAGcaagaaataaaaacagtGAGAATCGTGAAACGGGAATCGGAAAGACGACAACGGGATCGTGGAGACAGGACCGGGAACATTGGAATTCCATTAACGAACGGGCTCCAAGCGCCTGGGGGTGCGAAGAGATTGTGCGACGACGATCTGGGAGGCTCTCAAAAGTTCGAG aaggCTCAATTAGGAAAAGTTGTAGAAGAGTCACCAATGATTCACGCTCAAAGCACAGTCCAGTTGACGGACTTGGACGACGTGCAGTTCCAAAGAAGCATGTCCTTACCGAGGGGTTTCGGTGGACAGCGACAACAGCAACCGGAAATACATCAAGTACCGGTCGTACCACCTCCCAGGAGCGACAGTATGCACGCCTTGAGAAGCATGCTTGCTCGACGAAATAAAGTTAGG TTCGAAAGTCAGGACGTCAGCTCGGACAGTACGCTGTCCCCGTACACGGACAGCCACACCTCGAGTTCCCACCTGCCTATGAGTTCGCCAAACTATTCGACCAGTCCGTCTTACAGTCCCAGCCAACAGCCTTACCCTGGCCAACCGATCAGATCGAACCAGCAGGCTGTGTATTACCAGCAATACAGACATTACGAGAATCCGATGTCCAGTAGAGCAGAGAACTCTGGAGACCCGGTGAGCCCGGAACTTTTGTCGCCGACTAGTCCGGACGTTCAGGACAGAGCTTTCGGCTCGACGTTGAACGTGAACGCCTCGAACTCGCCGCAATTGTCGCCGGTGTTCAAAAGCGAAGCCGCGAAACAGATAATCAAGGAGATGACGGAGAGAAAGGTGGAGGGACCTAGACGAAGGCAGATACCACGCGAGAAAAGACGGCACTATACCGTGTCCAGTAGCAAACCCGTCCTCGACTTAGAAGACACCTTCTCCAAGAtg GGAATGGGTAGAGCAAGAGACGATTTAGATATGGAACGAGCGCTCAGGCCGAGGATTAATGCTCCTGACGTCGTGAGATCCACTTTGAGCCACAAGGAATTGAAGTACAACGAAAGTACTATCGATCAGCTGCTCGGGACTCCGAATAAAATCGTCATCCCCGAGAGATATATCCCTGAACAGACACCAGAATTGACTGCTGAAGAACAGCAACATCGGCTGAAGAAAGCGGAAGCGATCAGGAAGATGCTCTCGGAGACCACTGTCACTGCGCCAGAAGGAAATG AcgacaatattaatatagAGAAATCTGACAACTTGAAGAGAAAAGTGGTGGAAGAGAAACGACAGAGAGATCACATTCTACAGTTAAATCAAATTCTAGCAAAACAAGTTATGGAAAAGAGCAAAATGGTAGCTG TGAAAGCCTTGGCTACCCTTCCTTTGAACACCGAATCGAGCTTAGACGACGAGGATCTCTCGCCAGTGACACCATTACCGCTCTATCAgcaaagagaaaattattattcgtaa